The nucleotide sequence ACTTCCCAGCTGGCTCAGCTTTGGAGAAAGAGCCTCCATCGCTTCGGCAAGGACCGTGTCCAGATCTGCCCCAAGACCAATCTGAACAGCTGCTGCTACTCCTCCCTCTACCAGGGGTGCAGGCGCCAGTTTGACCGGTCCGGCCAAAGATCCTTCGAGAAACTCCAGGGCTGTCTCGGCACTGAGAATTGCGCTTCCCAGATCCATGAGAACCAGAACTCCCTCGGGGGAGTCCACCGACTGAATCGCCTCCATAATCTCCATGGCGTCGGTCCCCAGATCCTGGTGGTCCTGGCCCGTCCCACCCGCGCAGGCCAGCGGAATCGAGCGGCTACTCACCCCCCTGAGAAGAACCAGAACCGCCTCGGCCAGAAGACGGCTATGTGAAACGATTACAAGCCCAACCACGACAGACACCTCCAGATAGACAGACACAACCGGGGAGACGAAAGACAGCTCCCCCGAGGGGGAGCCCGACACAAATTTCGGGAATTACGAGAGCGTATCCCGGGCTGCAGCAAAAAGCAGCGCAGTCGAGGTTGCTCCGGGATCCTGATGCCCCTTGCTCCGCTCTCCCAGATAGCTGGCGCGACCCTTGCGGGCCACCAGCGGCACCGTAGCATCGCGACCGGCCTCGGCCGCAGCCGTTGCAGCCTGAAGCATGGCAGCCACATCCCCACCGGAGGCCCGCGCCTCCTTCAGGGCCGTCACAGCCGGGTCCCAGGCATCGATCATGGTCTTGTCCCCCACCTGGGCTTTCCCCCGCTGCTGAACTCCCCGGAATCCCTCGGAAAGGAGCCGTTCCAGCCCCTCCTCGTCGATCGATTCCTGACCCATGCAGGTAACAGAAGCTTTGAGAAAAACCGTTCCGTAGAGCGGGCCCGAGGCTCCGCCCACAGTCTTGATCAGCGTCATCGAGACTGCCTTGAGGGCAGCCCCGATATCGGCCGGGGGAGTCTCTTCCATCGCCTTTCGGGCGGCGGAAAACCCCCGGGCCATGTTGATGCCGTGATCAGCGTCACCAATCGCCGAGTCCAGCTCGGTCAGATAGGCCTTGTTCTCGGTGTATACCGTGTCGAGTTGCGTAATCCACGCCAGAATCTGCGAAAGGGTGATCATTTACACTCCCCACCTGAGTCCTGCGGTGTGCACGGGATCGTCCCAGAGCTGCACCATCTGATTATCGCACTTGAGCGCCGTGATGGAGAAACCCTGCATCTCCAGAGAGGTGATGTAGTTTCCTACCAGGCGCCGCTTGATGGTTATGCCCCGGGCTTTGGCAACTCGCTCCAGCTCCGCGTAGAGCAGATAGAGCTCGATCAAAGGTGTTCCCCCCATGCCGTTCACCATGACGATCACATCGTCGCCGCTCTTGTAGGGAAGATCCGAGAAGATTGCCTCGCCCATGTAATCCACCAGCTCCCGGGCCGTCTTGAGGGATGTTCGCTCACGGCCTGGCTCGCCATGGATGCCGATGCCCAGCTCGATCTCGCCCTCTCCCAGCTCAAAGGTGGGCTTCCCGGCCGAAGGAACGGTACAACTTGTCAGAGCCATTCCCATGGAACGGCCCTGGGCGTTCACCTTTCGAGCCAGATCAGCCACCTCCTTGAGGCTCATGCCCCGTTCCGCTGCGGCACCCACGATCTTTTCCATGAGCACCGTGGTACCCACGCCCCGCCGTCCCGCTGTGTAGAGGCTGTCTTTCACCGCTACGTCGTCGTCCACGACCACAGCCTCGACCTCGATCCCCTCAGCCTGGCACAGATCAGCGGCAGTCTCGAAGTTCAGGACGTCGCCGGTATAATTTTTCACGATATGGAGGACACCCTTGCCGGAAGAAACAGCCTTTGTGGCCTCTTCCATCTGGTCCGGTGTGGGAGAAGTGAAGACAGCTCCGGGACAGGCCGCGTCGAGCATTCCCCGGCCGACAAAACCGCCGTGCATCGGCTCGTGACCGCTGCCGCCGCCGGAAATAACGCCCACTTTGTCCTTCACGGGCGCATCTGCCCGAACGATATAGGCCGGATCGTAGTTCACTTTCAAAATATCAGCGTGAGCGGCTTCCATGCCCCGCAACGATTCCTGGACCACATCGTCGGGACTATTAATCAACTTCTTCATCTCCGAACCTCCCTGATTGTATGTGAGAATGATTCATTGTACGCCCACTTCTCCAAGGGCGCAAGTTTTTCACAAAAGACAGCGGGGTTCGCACGAATGTTCAAGACAGGATACCCAGACCAGAACGATCAGGCCCGGAAGACGCCGCCCGGGGATTCCACAATCACCGCCGGTGCCCTTCCAAATTAACAGGGGTTGTGAAATAATGAAGGAACACCCTACATGGAGGATCACTCAATTATGATCATTTTGACGCTGAACTGCGGAAGCTCCTCGGCAAAGTACCAACTGTACGACTGGAGCAACAAAAAAGGACTGGCCACGGGAATTGTTGAACGGGTCGGCATCGACGGCTCTGTCATCATTCACAAAGTACCCGGAAAAGAGGAGCTCAAACTCCTTCACCCCTGCCCCAGCCACATCGAGGCGATCCAGCTTATCATGGATACCCTGGTGGACCCCGAAAAGGGAGCAATCGCCTCCATGGACGAGGTAAAAGCCGTGGGACATCGCGTGGTTCACGGGGGAGAAAAGTTCAAAAAATCGGTGATTGTCGACGATTCCGTGCTGGAGGAGTTCCGCTCCATTCAGAGTCTGGCCCCCCTGCACAATCCGGCAAACATCATGGGAATCGAGGCAGCGCGCAAGGTCCTCCCCAAGGTCCCCCACTGCGCGATCATGGATACCGCCTGGCACCAGACGATGCCCTCCATGGCCTACACCTACGCGCTCCCCTACTCCTGGTACCGGGATCACGGAGTGCGACGCTACGGCTTCCACGGCACCTCCTTTCTCTATACCGCCAAGCGGGCTGCGGTTCTCCTGGGAAAAGATCCCTTCGAAACAAACATTGTGATCGCCCACATCGGTAACGGCGCCAGCGTCTGTGCCGTAAAAAACGGAGTCTCCGTGGATACCTCCATGGGACTCACCCCTCTGGAAGGGCTGATCATGGGAACCCGCTGCGGGGATATTGATCCGGCGATTCCCTTTTACATGATGAACCGCACCGGCATGAGTCCCGCCGACATGGAGAGCACCCTCAACAAAAAGAGCGGAGTCCTGGGAATCACCGAACGGTTTGTAGACCGCCGGGACATCGAAGATGCTGCGGCCCAGGGCGACGAGCTGGCCCAGTTGTCCATCGACGCTGAAGGATACCGGATCAGGAAGTACATCGGAGCCTACGCAGCAGCCACAGGAGGAATCGATGCCGTGGTCTTTACAGCAGGCGTGGGAGAACGAGGCCCCCAGGTCAGGACAGTAGCCCTGCGCGGCCTCTCCTACATGGGAATCACCATCGACGAAGAGCGGAACGACCTCTCCATGACCCGTAACGCCGAGACGGTGATCACCACCGACGATTCACCGGTGAAGGCCTTCGTGATTCCCACCGACGAGGAGCTGGTGATGACCGAGGATACCTACGCCCTGGTGGAAGGAACCTACGATGTTCACACCAAGTTCACCTACTCTTTCCAGAAACCCGACTATGTGAATACGGAACGGGCCGCATCGGTCGGAAAAGATTGCGCAAAGCGCCCCGGGCTGGACAAGATTATCGTGACACCTCCTGCTGCCAGAAGCTAAGGTAGAGACGCATGGTTCTTACGGTGGACGTGGGAAACTCGAATATCGCCTTCGGTATTCATACCGGGACGACCTGGCTCGACCATTGGCGTCTGCGCACGGATCCTGAAAAGACCGCCGATGAGTACCATGTACTCTTCCACAATCTGCTGGCAACGGCAGGGCACGAGCTGGCCTCGATCGATCGGATCGTGGTCAGCTCGGTCGTCCCCGCGCTCACCCCGGCAATTATCACCGTCTCGGAAAAGCTGTGCCCCCTGCCTCCCCTGATCGTAGAGAAGAATCTCAATACCGGCCTTGACCGAAGCGCTCCGATCCCGGCAGAACTGGGAAACGATCTCCTGGCAAACGCTGTCGCTGCTTTTCACCAGTTCCGCTCTGCGGCTATTGTTGTCGATTTCGGCACAGCCCTTACCTTTACAGCTATCTCTTCGCGAGGTGCAATTCTGGGTGTAAGCATCGCACCGGGCATCCGCAGCGCCATGCGGGCCCTTTCTGCAAATACGGCCCAACTTCCCATGGTAGAACTCAAGCCTCCTCCCTCGGCCCTCCCCCGGACCACCATGCACGCAATTCAGGCAGGGATCGTCTACGGCTACACGGGCCTGGTGAAAGAGGTGTTACAACGAATGTCCGATGAGATGGGAACCGATAAACCTGTACTGGTTGCTACGGGAGGATTTGCCGAAGAGCTGGCCCCGGTGGCCGGGCTCTTTCACCGGATAGACCAGTGGCTCACCCTGGAGGGGCTCCGAATCCTGGCCGAGCTGAACCCCCACTCGGGGGCGTAGCCGCCAAGAGGGCAACCTGGCCCCGGAGAGGTTAGCGCCCCGGGGAATCGTGCCGACACCCACCGGTGCCAGGCACCGGGGCATCGCCACAGGCAGGGTGCTTCTGCGGACTCTTACGCGCCCGCCTGAGCTTCGGCTTTTTCCTGGCGCTTTTTCTGGTTTGCCAGGGTGGCCTTGGCCATCTTGGAAATTTTCACCTTTGCACCGTCAATCTCGTGCTCGTAGAGCAATTTTACCCCGTCACGCCCGGTGATGGGACACTTGCCCCGTCCGGAGTTCGCAACTTCCTGTTTAAGGGGTGTCCCCCGATGTGCCTTTGACATAGCATCTCCTTCTGCAATCTTCTGTAATCGTACATTCACGCAACCGCAGGGGCGCGAAAAAAAGATAGTGGTGGCAGTATCCTACCGGATGCCGCCACCTTTGTCACGCCCCGAAGCTACCGGTCGAGCAAAAATTCCACCCGTCGGTTTTTCCAGAGGTTATCCAGATCCTCATGCGGCACCACAGGACGGTCACCACCCAGAGCCTGAACCCTCATGCGGTCCCGATCGACACCAAGAATGATCAGGGCCTTCATGACCTCTTCAGCCCGACGTCGCGAAAGCGGCAGAAGCTCCTCCCTCTGTTCCCGGGCAATACTCTCGGGAGACTGGAGATATACATGGGCAGCATGACCCTCTACCACAATCTGGCGGTCGGGATATCGGTTCAGACTCTGGGCGAGCCTTCTCAGGGTCTGAAGGTTCTGTTCCAGCTTGTCCCGATCGCTCATGAAGAGATCCGCCGTATTTCCCGCGAAGTGGATGCTGGCAATGCGGATACGCAGACGGTCACCGTCGGGCATCACCAGAATATCCGTGGCGATCACCGCCTCGGCCGTGGCCTGATGCCCCTCGGAATCGTTCACGGTAAACCGAACGGGGTAATCCATGGCGGATTGCACCAGTTCTCCCGACTCGCTCAGCCCATCCCAGGACAGCTCCCGAGGAGGCTCTCCCCGACCCTCAAATTGCTTGAAAGGACGGCCCCGGGGATCATCGATAGCAACCTTCCAGTCGAGAATTTCCGTCTCCGCCTTCAGGTCCAGAGCAATTGTAAGAAGATCGCTTTTACCCTCCCCGTCGGGCGAAAACGGCAGAGGTGTCAGGGTAATCCCTACCTTGGGGGGATCCGGTGCTCGCTCAACCCGGACGGGCCGGTCATCTTCGGCCTGGGCGTGGTGACCATTCTGCCAAACCACTTCCACCGAGGCGTAGTACTCGCCATCGTCCACAACGCGGCCGCCGTTGCTTACTCCGTTCCAGAGAAATCGCTCAAAAGGCCGCTGGCGATACTCACTGCGAACAACCCGCCCCTGATCGTTTCGAATCTCGAAGGAGAACTCCCGGACGCCCTGGGTATCTTCCAGGGATATGCGATAGTCAACTCCTGCCTGATCTCCCCGGGAGAGGGGGACCAACAGTCGATTTTCCGCAGTTATCTCCACTTTGGGAGTTGAAGAATCTTTTATGACCCGGAGAGGCCGCGACGAGCCGATGTTGCCCGCCCGGTCCTGGCCCTCCAGGACAAGTTCGTAGCGTCCGTCGGGGGCATCGCCCCGGCCGGTGAGATCCTCTCCGCCCCAGACCAGTTCAACCTCTTTCATCTCCGATGAACCCACCTGCCGGGGGGTGAGACCGGAAATCGCGAAGAACTCCTCCAAATCCCCCTCCAGAAGGGAAGCTCCTTCCAGAGAGACCCGAAAGCGCCAGGATACATCCCGCTCAAAACGGAGCGTCCCCGCCACAGAGCCCTTGGTGCCGGCTCCAAAAACCAGAGGTTCCCCCTGGGGAGTTTCCTGGGGCTTTGTGTTGACCCGCAGCCAGGCTTCGGGAGGCACGGTGTCTATATAAACATCCAGAGGCTCCGACTGAACCTCAACGGCGTTTTTCAGGACACCCCGCAACCGCAATGCCACCGTGCCGTCGGGGAATCGCGATCCGTCCTGGCGGCGTCCGTCAAAATTCCACTTTTCAGGAGGGGCTCCACGACCACTCTCGCTGCGCACAACCTGTCCCCGGGAGAGAACTTCCAGAGTCCAGCGGTCAAAGAAATCCGGATCCGATGCGTTGATATCCACAACCAGGGTATCTCTGACACCGCTGTCGTTGGGAGAAAACCAGCGGTTTCCATCGGCCGGTGCAAGAACGACCTCGGCAGCCTGCAGACTTAAGGTCACCTCCTGGGGGTGTGTCTCCTCGGCAACGTTGCCGGCACGATCCTCACCACGCAGGACCAGCCGATAGGTTCCTTCGGGCGCCCGGGCGCGATCTTCCTCACCGGGAACTCTTCTGGTGCCGTCCCAGGTAAATCTGGCCGGGGGCGGCACATCCCGCTCCATCCTTCGGGGCGTTTCGTTCTCGACAACCTTCTCGAAAACCAGGTCGTCCTGATCGTCCACGATCCGGACGATCCAGCGCAATTCCCGGCTTCCCTGGAGTTCAAAGGAGATGTCATCGCGAAGGCCATCTCCGTTAGGAGCAAAAATGGTATACTCCAGAGGAGGAAACTCGCCGATCTCGGGCGGGGTATTATCCACAGTTACGTTGAAGGGAGCGCTGCTGATCACGTTCCGGCCGTCATCGACGATCGACACCTGATACGTATACTCGCCGTCGGGGACAAAGGCTCCCTCCTGGGCATCCTGGGGCAGACGTTCCTGGGGAAGCCCGTAACGGCCGTCCCAGGTCAGGGTCTCGGGAATTTCCACCCGGGGCTTCTCGCCGCCGAAGAGGTTCCCGAAGAACCCGCGCCGCTCCTGCTGCCGCTCCCGTTGCTCAAAGACCAGATTTCCGTCGCCGTCAAAAACCGAGAGAGCGTACTCGATGATGACCGTGTCCTCGCTGGGCACCACCAGGCTGGAGAAAGGAAGCTGAAGAACATCCTGAAGGCCATCCTGGTTCTCGGGAGAAATGAACTGCCTCGGCTGGGGAGGAATCTCCAGAACCGGAGGCGCCTTCTCTTGAGCCCCCCCGGCAAAGGAAACCCCTGCGACGGCCAGACCCAAAAGAAGAACAAGAAATATTCTGCCGGGCCGCATTGCTGATTGTAGTACTCGTTTATTCGTTTTCATGGACACCTCACCATCCTATGTATCGGGAAACAACCGGGGAATCTTACTGTTACAAAGATATCACGAGAGAACAGGAAAATCGACTCTTCCCAGAAAACCCTTTCCCGCGATAGGGTGAAGCGTGCGCGAAACCGAGATGTTTGATCCGCTTCGGAGCTGGCTGGAGGGACAGGGTTACCTGGTCTCGGCCGAAGTAAAATACTGCGACCTGGTGGCCCGCTCTCCCGAGAAACCGGAAGAGTTCATCGTGATAGAGATGAAAACCCGCCTCTCCCTGGATCTGCTTTTTCAGGCTGCCCGGCGCAAGGCTCTGACCGAGGCGGTCTATATTGCGGTTCCCCTGCGGGGGAGCAAGAGCTCCCTGAGAAAAGGGCGCGCCCTGCAAGATCTTCTGCGGCGTCTCGAAGTGGGCCTCCTGGTTGTCCGGTTTCTCCAGAGAACAACACGGATCGAGGTTCTCCTGCACCCCCAGCCCTTCCAGCCCCGCACCGCCCGCCGCCGCAGGATAGAGATTCTCCGGGAAATCGACGGGCGCTACGCCGAGTTTGACCGGGGAGGCCTCCCTGGGGGAGCCCCCCGCCTCACGGCCTGGCGCCAGCGATCGCTCCGGGTGGCCCAGCTCCTGCTGGCTCGGGACGAAGCCTCACCGGCAGAATTGCGTCAGGCCGGCGCCCCGGCCCAAACCCAGCAGATCCTCTCAAAAAACAGCTATGGCTGGTTCGATCGGATACGGAGGGGCACCTACCGGTTGTCCCCGGCGGGAACACAGGCCCTGAGCCGGTACCAGGAGATCCTCCCCGACCTGGAGCCCCGGGTGAAGAGGGATGACCATACCAGCACGCCCCGGCACGGCCTCGGGCGCAACCACCAGGAGGCCCCGTGACCGGCCAGAATCTTCCCGAACGCGGAGTAACTACTACAGTCCTGGCCATCTTCGCGAGTATCTTTCTCCTGGGAAGCGGCTCTGCCCTCCAGAATACCGCTGTGGTCCTGCGAGGCGGTCTCGAGGGATTCTCCGACAGCACCATCGGAATCATCAGCGCCGCCTACTACGCAGGGATGCTGGCGGGCTCGTTTCTGGCGATCCTGGTGATCAAGCACGCCGGCTACGTGCGATCCTTCGCAGCCTTCGCTTCCCTGGCCTCGGTCTCTTCCCTGGCCCACGTTCTCCTGATTGATCCCCTGGCCTGGATTGTTCTGCGAACACTCCACGGCCTGTGCCTCTCGATCATTTTCGTGGTGGTCGAAAGCTGGCTCAATGTGGCAAGCCCTCAGGCCCTGCGCGGACGAATCCTCTCTGCCTATGGCATCGTCTATCTCTCTTCCATGGGCCTGGTTCAGCCCCTGATCGGATATTTCTCTCCCGCAGGGTTCGAAATATTCGGCATAACTTCGATCCTGGTCTCGCTCTGCCTGCTTCCTGTCACCCTTACCACGGTTCAGGGCGAGGCCCTTATAACGGACACGAAGATCCGCCTTCTGGGGGTCTTGAAAAAATCTCCCATGGGAACAATGGGCGTTATAACAAGCGGACTGGTGGCAGGCGCCCACGTGAGTCTGGCTCCGCGCTACGCCCAGGGGATGGGCCTCGGCGAGGGAAAAATCGGTCTGTTTCTGCTGGTCTTCTCCCTGGGAACGATGGCGATGCAATGGCCCTTGGGACTTATCTCGGACCGGTCGGGACGTCGCGCTGCGCTTCTGGTGAGTTCCCTGGCCGGGATGATAGCAGCCCTGGGGTTGGGGGTTGCCCCCGGGCCGGGCCCATTTCTCACTGGAGCAGCTTTCCTCTTTGGAGGATTTGCCATTCCCCTGTATTCCCTCTCCATCGCCACGGTAAACGACCAGCTCCTTCCGGAGGACATGGTTCAGTCCGCCAGCGCGCTCTACGTCTTCTACGGCATCGGCTCCGTAGCGGGCCCTCTGGCGGCCTCCCAGGGCATGGGAAAACTGGGGAGCTCTGCCCTCTACTGGATCATATCGCTCATCCTGGCAGGCTACGCCCTCTTTGGCCTGTCCAGAATCAATCGGGTCCCGGGGTTTATCATCCGGGGGTCCTCCGAGAGTTACCACACCTACCCTCGTACATCACCCTTGACGATTCAGTTTCTCCGTCGGCCGCCACGCAAACGGCGGAAGGCCCCGGAAACCCCTCGGGAAGCAACAAAACCACCGCCGGAAGAGGCCCGGGAGCTTCGGCCCTGACGGGCGCTACCCTCCCCGCCAGGCCCCGCACCCATCAAGCCTGGTTCCGTCTTGACCTGGCCCGGCTGGTAAGAACCTTTACCGAGGAAACCTCCTTGGTAGAGAGACGAACCCCTCCGGCGCGAGTGCTCTTTACCAGATACTCCGAAATATCAAAATCTTCCTCGAGCTTCTGAATCCGGGGCTTTTTCTTGTACCGCAGCCGAATCACCCCATCAACCAGGGTGGTGAAGGCCAGAACCCGGGCACCCTCAGGCAGAAGAGAATAGTCCTTGCCCAGGATAAACTGCTCGATAGCGCACCGCTTCAAGCAGGCTGCCCCCTGATCGTTACAGTAAACCAGGGTAAAGACCGTCTCGGCCAGAAGCTCCTTGTCGGCCAGCCCCGCATGAAGGAGCCCCTCCCCGACAAAAAGCTTTTCCGGCACGTCCACAACGCGGTACCCCGCCGTGGCATCAATGAGGAGCACCCGATCGTAGGGGGATACAGCGGCCACCTCTGTTCCTTCGGCAAGACCGTAACCCAGGTACCCCGTCTTTTCGTCGTACCGGAGCTGCCGGTCCCGGGGCGCAGCCTCGCGGACATCCACCCGGCGAAACGCCTGAAGCGTGGTGAGCCGGGGAAAGGCCTCCCCGTGATTTTCCAGAACACCTTCCAGAAAAGCCAGGGCGTAGGTTACCAGATCCTTCAGATGCTCCCTGACCGCCTCCAGGCGTTGCCCGATCGCCTGAACCTCCTGGAGGTTTCTCTCGATATCATAGCGGGATATCCGCCGAATCGGAATCTTCAGAAGTCGTTCTATATCCTCATCGGTGACATCCCGCACCAACTCTGCGCGAAACGGGATAAATCCATCGAATACTGCTGCAGAAACGCCCTGGTGGGACCGTTCTTCCTCAATCCGTTTGTAGATTCGTTCTTC is from Alkalispirochaeta americana and encodes:
- a CDS encoding acetate kinase; this encodes MIILTLNCGSSSAKYQLYDWSNKKGLATGIVERVGIDGSVIIHKVPGKEELKLLHPCPSHIEAIQLIMDTLVDPEKGAIASMDEVKAVGHRVVHGGEKFKKSVIVDDSVLEEFRSIQSLAPLHNPANIMGIEAARKVLPKVPHCAIMDTAWHQTMPSMAYTYALPYSWYRDHGVRRYGFHGTSFLYTAKRAAVLLGKDPFETNIVIAHIGNGASVCAVKNGVSVDTSMGLTPLEGLIMGTRCGDIDPAIPFYMMNRTGMSPADMESTLNKKSGVLGITERFVDRRDIEDAAAQGDELAQLSIDAEGYRIRKYIGAYAAATGGIDAVVFTAGVGERGPQVRTVALRGLSYMGITIDEERNDLSMTRNAETVITTDDSPVKAFVIPTDEELVMTEDTYALVEGTYDVHTKFTYSFQKPDYVNTERAASVGKDCAKRPGLDKIIVTPPAARS
- a CDS encoding MFS transporter, translated to MTGQNLPERGVTTTVLAIFASIFLLGSGSALQNTAVVLRGGLEGFSDSTIGIISAAYYAGMLAGSFLAILVIKHAGYVRSFAAFASLASVSSLAHVLLIDPLAWIVLRTLHGLCLSIIFVVVESWLNVASPQALRGRILSAYGIVYLSSMGLVQPLIGYFSPAGFEIFGITSILVSLCLLPVTLTTVQGEALITDTKIRLLGVLKKSPMGTMGVITSGLVAGAHVSLAPRYAQGMGLGEGKIGLFLLVFSLGTMAMQWPLGLISDRSGRRAALLVSSLAGMIAALGLGVAPGPGPFLTGAAFLFGGFAIPLYSLSIATVNDQLLPEDMVQSASALYVFYGIGSVAGPLAASQGMGKLGSSALYWIISLILAGYALFGLSRINRVPGFIIRGSSESYHTYPRTSPLTIQFLRRPPRKRRKAPETPREATKPPPEEARELRP
- the dhaL gene encoding dihydroxyacetone kinase subunit DhaL, with protein sequence MITLSQILAWITQLDTVYTENKAYLTELDSAIGDADHGINMARGFSAARKAMEETPPADIGAALKAVSMTLIKTVGGASGPLYGTVFLKASVTCMGQESIDEEGLERLLSEGFRGVQQRGKAQVGDKTMIDAWDPAVTALKEARASGGDVAAMLQAATAAAEAGRDATVPLVARKGRASYLGERSKGHQDPGATSTALLFAAARDTLS
- a CDS encoding OmpA family protein gives rise to the protein MKTNKRVLQSAMRPGRIFLVLLLGLAVAGVSFAGGAQEKAPPVLEIPPQPRQFISPENQDGLQDVLQLPFSSLVVPSEDTVIIEYALSVFDGDGNLVFEQRERQQERRGFFGNLFGGEKPRVEIPETLTWDGRYGLPQERLPQDAQEGAFVPDGEYTYQVSIVDDGRNVISSAPFNVTVDNTPPEIGEFPPLEYTIFAPNGDGLRDDISFELQGSRELRWIVRIVDDQDDLVFEKVVENETPRRMERDVPPPARFTWDGTRRVPGEEDRARAPEGTYRLVLRGEDRAGNVAEETHPQEVTLSLQAAEVVLAPADGNRWFSPNDSGVRDTLVVDINASDPDFFDRWTLEVLSRGQVVRSESGRGAPPEKWNFDGRRQDGSRFPDGTVALRLRGVLKNAVEVQSEPLDVYIDTVPPEAWLRVNTKPQETPQGEPLVFGAGTKGSVAGTLRFERDVSWRFRVSLEGASLLEGDLEEFFAISGLTPRQVGSSEMKEVELVWGGEDLTGRGDAPDGRYELVLEGQDRAGNIGSSRPLRVIKDSSTPKVEITAENRLLVPLSRGDQAGVDYRISLEDTQGVREFSFEIRNDQGRVVRSEYRQRPFERFLWNGVSNGGRVVDDGEYYASVEVVWQNGHHAQAEDDRPVRVERAPDPPKVGITLTPLPFSPDGEGKSDLLTIALDLKAETEILDWKVAIDDPRGRPFKQFEGRGEPPRELSWDGLSESGELVQSAMDYPVRFTVNDSEGHQATAEAVIATDILVMPDGDRLRIRIASIHFAGNTADLFMSDRDKLEQNLQTLRRLAQSLNRYPDRQIVVEGHAAHVYLQSPESIAREQREELLPLSRRRAEEVMKALIILGVDRDRMRVQALGGDRPVVPHEDLDNLWKNRRVEFLLDR
- a CDS encoding type III pantothenate kinase gives rise to the protein MVLTVDVGNSNIAFGIHTGTTWLDHWRLRTDPEKTADEYHVLFHNLLATAGHELASIDRIVVSSVVPALTPAIITVSEKLCPLPPLIVEKNLNTGLDRSAPIPAELGNDLLANAVAAFHQFRSAAIVVDFGTALTFTAISSRGAILGVSIAPGIRSAMRALSANTAQLPMVELKPPPSALPRTTMHAIQAGIVYGYTGLVKEVLQRMSDEMGTDKPVLVATGGFAEELAPVAGLFHRIDQWLTLEGLRILAELNPHSGA
- the dhaK gene encoding dihydroxyacetone kinase subunit DhaK; amino-acid sequence: MKKLINSPDDVVQESLRGMEAAHADILKVNYDPAYIVRADAPVKDKVGVISGGGSGHEPMHGGFVGRGMLDAACPGAVFTSPTPDQMEEATKAVSSGKGVLHIVKNYTGDVLNFETAADLCQAEGIEVEAVVVDDDVAVKDSLYTAGRRGVGTTVLMEKIVGAAAERGMSLKEVADLARKVNAQGRSMGMALTSCTVPSAGKPTFELGEGEIELGIGIHGEPGRERTSLKTARELVDYMGEAIFSDLPYKSGDDVIVMVNGMGGTPLIELYLLYAELERVAKARGITIKRRLVGNYITSLEMQGFSITALKCDNQMVQLWDDPVHTAGLRWGV
- a CDS encoding DUF2161 family putative PD-(D/E)XK-type phosphodiesterase, coding for MRETEMFDPLRSWLEGQGYLVSAEVKYCDLVARSPEKPEEFIVIEMKTRLSLDLLFQAARRKALTEAVYIAVPLRGSKSSLRKGRALQDLLRRLEVGLLVVRFLQRTTRIEVLLHPQPFQPRTARRRRIEILREIDGRYAEFDRGGLPGGAPRLTAWRQRSLRVAQLLLARDEASPAELRQAGAPAQTQQILSKNSYGWFDRIRRGTYRLSPAGTQALSRYQEILPDLEPRVKRDDHTSTPRHGLGRNHQEAP